The Amblyomma americanum isolate KBUSLIRL-KWMA chromosome 3, ASM5285725v1, whole genome shotgun sequence genome window below encodes:
- the LOC144123606 gene encoding small ribosomal subunit protein uS19-like — protein MEDDNQQELAKKKRTFRKYTYRGVDLDQLLDMSSTQLMELMHCRARRRYSRGLKRKPLALIKKLRRAKKECGPLEKPEVVKTHLRDMLVVPEMVGSIVGVYNGKTFNQVEIKPEMIGHYLGEFSITYKPVKHGRPGIGATHSSRFIPLK, from the exons ATGGAGGAC GATAACCAGCAGGAGTTGGCTAAGAAGAAGCGTACTTTCCGCAAGTACACTTACCGGGGGGTTGACCTTGACCAACTGCTTGACATGTCGAG CACCCAGTTGATGGAACTGATGCACTGTCGCGCGCGGCGGCGGTACTCCCGGGGCCTGAAGCGCAAGCCACTGGCCCTGATCAAGAAGCTGCGGCGCGCCAAGAAAGAATGCGGGCCACTGGAGAAGCCCGAGGTAGTCAAGACACATTTGCGTGACATGCTTGTTGTCCCCGAGATGGTGGGCTCCATCGTTGGTGTCTACAACGGAAAAACGTTCAACCAGGTGGAAATCAAG CCAGAAATGATTGGCCACTACCTTGGTGAATTCAGCATCACATACAAGCCTGTGAAGCACGGTAGGCCTGGTATTGGTGCTACACACTCTTCTCGCTTCATTCCCCTTAAGTAG
- the LOC144125938 gene encoding small ribosomal subunit protein uS19-like → MEDENQQELAKKKRTFRKYTYRGVDLDQLLDMSSTQLMELMHCRARRRYARGLKRKPLALIKKLRRAKKECGPLEKPEVVKTHLRDMLVVPEMVGSIVGVYNGKAFNQVEIKPEMIGHYLGEFSITYKPVKHGRPGIGATHSSRFIPLK, encoded by the exons ATGGAAGAC GAAAACCAGCAGGAGTTGGCTAAGAAGAAGCGTACTTTCCGCAAGTACACTTACCGGGGAGTTGACCTGGACCAACTGCTCGACATGTCAAG CACGCAGTTGATGGAGCTGATGCACTGTCGTGCGCGGCGGCGGTACGCCCGGGGTCTGAAGCGCAAACCACTGGCTCTAATCAAGAAGCTCCGTCGCGCCAAGAAAGAATGCGGGCCGCTGGAGAAGCCCGAGGTAGTGAAGACCCATCTGCGTGACATGCTCGTTGTCCCCGAGATGGTGGGCTCCATTGTTGGTGTGTACAATGGAAAGGCATTCAACCAGGTGGAAATCAAG CCTGAAATGATTGGTCACTACCTTGGTGAATTCAGCATCACCTACAAGCCTGTGAAGCATGGTAGACCTGGTATTGGTGCAACGCACTCTTCTCGCTTCATTCCTCTTAAGTAG